The Candidatus Hydrogenedens sp. genome window below encodes:
- a CDS encoding ankyrin repeat domain-containing protein yields the protein MNTLSIAQKNTDPLERLVNSDHPVLLRVLLETLREDHATDTSHIPPLHRAVRLGIMEAVQSLLQFGADPNEKNHLGEIPLHVAVRINRADIVEILLPVSKVNTVSYYGLTPLHWACLFGYTSIVELLLLHGADPWIQAIEMDGLSPKDLAELMGYKEILNLFDTLAPAY from the coding sequence ATGAACACACTCAGCATCGCACAAAAAAACACAGACCCACTTGAACGATTAGTAAATTCTGACCATCCAGTTTTGTTAAGAGTCCTTTTAGAGACACTCCGCGAGGACCACGCAACAGACACATCTCACATTCCACCATTGCACCGGGCTGTTCGGTTGGGCATTATGGAAGCAGTCCAGAGTTTATTACAGTTCGGTGCAGACCCCAATGAAAAAAACCATCTGGGAGAAATCCCGCTGCATGTGGCTGTTCGTATTAACAGAGCAGATATTGTTGAGATATTGCTTCCTGTATCGAAAGTGAATACCGTTAGTTATTATGGCCTAACACCCCTTCATTGGGCTTGTCTTTTCGGTTATACCTCGATTGTCGAGTTATTGCTTTTGCACGGTGCCGACCCATGGATTCAAGCAATAGAAATGGATGGCTTATCCCCAAAAGACCTTGCAGAATTAATGGGCTATAAAGAAATATTAAACCTATTCGATACACTCGCGCCTGCTTACTAA
- a CDS encoding HEAT repeat domain-containing protein, producing the protein MIYKKRNRFLVSYSWLLILGLLTTTFLSCSPKEKQKEQISKPSLNDLYQAWYTQTTLRRENIDYQTTLDLSSQIISLYGEEGINKIFSVLENQQEKPLAKYLAVMALTPYLKEDWATKLLPLTEPDKEVNTRVCAISLLSLIQTPEVTSHLKKYINDPEPRVQFEVLTALAKRGEPEGIQQIQSLWDKAKDSPDKREHILLSIPASEIPSFLPLFRESAKDEQLTLTVRREAIMQLGRYGKEKEDVDTLKSILDTEIENSIKELVQSALDAVNARLQRDSLPQTPSN; encoded by the coding sequence ATGATTTATAAAAAAAGAAATCGTTTTTTAGTGTCCTATTCTTGGTTGCTTATTCTTGGTTTATTAACGACAACCTTTTTATCTTGTAGCCCAAAAGAAAAACAAAAGGAGCAAATTTCAAAACCTTCTCTTAACGACCTGTATCAAGCATGGTATACGCAAACAACATTAAGAAGAGAAAATATAGATTATCAGACCACTTTAGATTTATCTTCGCAGATAATTTCTTTGTATGGCGAAGAAGGAATAAATAAAATTTTTAGTGTTCTCGAAAATCAGCAGGAAAAGCCTTTAGCAAAATATCTGGCGGTGATGGCTCTGACGCCATATTTGAAAGAAGACTGGGCAACGAAATTACTTCCGTTAACAGAGCCCGATAAGGAAGTTAACACGCGGGTATGTGCCATATCGCTTTTGAGTTTAATCCAAACTCCCGAAGTTACAAGCCATTTGAAGAAGTATATTAATGACCCGGAACCGCGTGTCCAGTTCGAAGTTTTAACGGCATTAGCGAAACGAGGAGAACCTGAGGGTATTCAGCAAATTCAATCACTTTGGGATAAGGCAAAGGATAGCCCCGATAAACGGGAACATATTCTTTTATCTATTCCTGCGTCTGAAATACCTTCCTTTCTACCTCTTTTTCGTGAGTCTGCAAAAGATGAGCAGTTAACGCTCACCGTTCGGCGGGAAGCCATAATGCAGTTAGGTCGTTATGGCAAGGAAAAAGAAGATGTAGACACACTTAAAAGTATATTGGATACAGAAATTGAAAATAGCATAAAGGAATTAGTTCAGAGCGCATTAGATGCAGTCAACGCTCGTTTGCAGAGGGATTCCCTTCCTCAAACACCTTCCAATTAA